In Janthinobacterium sp. 67, a genomic segment contains:
- the flhA gene encoding flagellar biosynthesis protein FlhA — MNGLTMPAWLSGLKGNASKGIAAPVIIIMLLAMMVLPLPAFILDIFFSFNIALSIIVLLTALYTVKPLDFMAFPTILLVSTMLRLSLNVASTRVVLTEGHTGADAAGKVIEAFGHFLIGGNYTVGIVVFIILTIINFTVVTKGAGRIAEVGARFALDAMPGKQMAIDADLNAGLIGEDEARRRRTEVAQEAEFYGAMDGASKYVRGDAIAGIMVTVINIIGGLLVGLLQHDMGFADALKNYTLLAIGDGLVAQIPSLIISTAAGIVVSRVASEQDIGTQLVGQLFAKPQVLYITAGIIGGMGLIPGMPNMVFILLASMLAGAAYLISKKREQAKEAAEKPAEAPQATVAPEQEEASWQDIMPVDTLGLEVGYRLIPLVDKTQGGELLKRIKGIRKKFAQEVGFLAPPVHIRDNLELKPSAYRITLKGVEVGVGEAFNGQFLAINPGMASGTLPGLATNDPAFGLPATWIDASLRDQAQSMGYTVVDAGTVVATHLNHLITSHASELLGRAEVQSLLDHLGKDAPRLVEDLVPKMLSLSALQKVLQNLLAEGVHIRDMRTIIETLAEYTVSTQDPNELTALVRVSLGRAIVQQLFPGAAELSVMTLDSRLERLLMQAMGNGGDGAGIEPGLADTIAHQAGLAAQQQEALGLTPVLLVPAPLRALLSRFLRRALPQLKVLSHAEVPETKTIRVTALVGAQ; from the coding sequence ATGAACGGCCTGACCATGCCAGCCTGGCTCAGCGGATTGAAAGGCAACGCCAGCAAGGGCATCGCCGCGCCGGTCATCATCATCATGCTGCTGGCGATGATGGTGCTGCCGCTGCCCGCCTTCATCCTCGACATCTTCTTCAGTTTCAATATCGCGCTATCGATCATCGTGCTGCTGACGGCGCTGTATACGGTCAAGCCGCTCGACTTCATGGCGTTCCCGACCATTTTGCTCGTGTCGACCATGCTGCGCCTGTCGCTGAACGTGGCGTCCACGCGCGTGGTGCTGACGGAAGGCCACACGGGTGCCGACGCGGCCGGTAAGGTGATTGAAGCGTTCGGTCACTTCCTGATCGGCGGCAATTACACGGTCGGTATCGTCGTCTTCATTATTTTGACCATCATCAACTTTACCGTCGTGACCAAGGGCGCGGGCCGTATCGCCGAGGTGGGCGCCCGCTTCGCGCTGGACGCCATGCCAGGTAAACAGATGGCCATCGATGCCGACCTGAACGCCGGCCTGATCGGCGAAGACGAAGCGCGCCGCCGCCGCACGGAAGTGGCGCAGGAGGCGGAATTCTACGGCGCCATGGACGGTGCCAGCAAATACGTGCGCGGCGACGCCATCGCCGGCATCATGGTCACCGTCATCAATATCATCGGCGGCCTGCTGGTGGGCTTGCTGCAGCACGACATGGGTTTTGCCGATGCGCTCAAGAACTACACCTTGCTCGCCATCGGTGACGGCCTCGTGGCGCAGATTCCTTCGCTGATCATTTCCACGGCGGCCGGTATCGTCGTCTCGCGCGTGGCCAGCGAACAGGACATCGGCACCCAGCTGGTGGGCCAGCTGTTTGCGAAACCGCAAGTGCTGTATATTACCGCCGGCATCATCGGCGGCATGGGCCTCATTCCCGGCATGCCGAACATGGTCTTCATCCTGCTGGCATCCATGCTGGCGGGAGCCGCCTATCTGATCAGCAAGAAACGCGAGCAGGCGAAGGAGGCGGCCGAGAAGCCGGCCGAAGCGCCGCAAGCGACCGTGGCGCCCGAGCAGGAAGAAGCCAGCTGGCAAGACATCATGCCCGTCGATACCCTGGGCCTGGAAGTGGGCTACCGCCTGATTCCCCTGGTCGACAAGACGCAGGGTGGCGAATTGCTCAAGCGCATCAAAGGCATCCGCAAGAAGTTCGCCCAGGAAGTGGGCTTCCTGGCGCCGCCCGTGCACATCCGCGACAACCTGGAACTCAAGCCGTCCGCCTACCGCATAACCCTGAAGGGCGTGGAAGTGGGCGTGGGCGAAGCGTTCAACGGCCAGTTCCTGGCCATCAACCCCGGCATGGCCAGCGGCACCTTGCCGGGCCTGGCCACGAACGACCCTGCGTTCGGCTTGCCCGCCACCTGGATCGACGCCAGCCTGCGCGACCAGGCCCAATCGATGGGCTACACGGTCGTCGATGCGGGCACCGTGGTGGCCACGCACCTGAATCACCTGATCACCTCGCATGCGTCGGAGTTGCTGGGCCGCGCGGAAGTGCAGTCCTTGCTCGATCACCTGGGCAAGGACGCGCCGCGCCTGGTGGAAGACCTGGTGCCGAAGATGCTGTCGCTGTCGGCCCTGCAGAAAGTGCTGCAGAACCTGCTGGCCGAAGGCGTGCACATCCGCGACATGCGCACCATCATCGAAACCCTGGCCGAGTACACGGTCAGCACGCAAGACCCGAACGAGCTGACGGCGCTGGTGCGCGTGTCCCTGGGCCGCGCCATCGTGCAGCAACTGTTCCCCGGCGCGGCCGAACTGTCCGTGATGACGCTCGACAGCCGCCTCGAGCGTTTGCTGATGCAGGCGATGGGCAATGGCGGCGACGGCGCCGGCATCGAGCCGGGCCTGGCCGACACCATCGCCCACCAGGCGGGCCTGGCTGCCCAGCAGCAGGAAGCGCTGGGCCTGACGCCGGTGCTGCTGGTGCCGGCGCCGCTGCGCGCCCTGCTGTCGCGCTTCCTGCGCCGCGCCTTGCCGCAACTCAAGGTGCTGTCGCATGCGGAAGTGCCGGAAACCAAGACGATCCGCGTCACGGCGCTGGTGGGCGCGCAGTAG